A section of the Macadamia integrifolia cultivar HAES 741 chromosome 9, SCU_Mint_v3, whole genome shotgun sequence genome encodes:
- the LOC122089283 gene encoding E3 ubiquitin-protein ligase APD2-like isoform X1, which translates to MEEQDLALPLSSSPSSPSVHVNGEPSGSAPSSSLSSESVLEEENHNDQELSPELHQQQQQQQQQQQTGFSYRMNISISDVASSELRDDAWSCLVVLVTFWFFSASMTLILGFYGSVNLQLSPNYSRLVKVSSIFVQNIRVEEVTDPIPGPILYGFYKTPPLDVETSWSQTHNLSIPSDFHKEWIYFLNEGSEITISYSVKSQSSSPLSLVIAKGKESLVEWTEDPSYPNTTLSWNIIHGNGVIQQKIFTSSDYYVAIGNLNSEEVEVQLDLRIQAVLYNTTDAYYKCSVFRGLCSLKLFFLGTTVAVLSSPSPGQGIDDENWYIKLSYGPRWITYIAGSGGMTVLILLAYKIFNKFQSTTGDRREFEAGDPGSERAPLLSQKDDDLSSWGSSYDSASHDEEDLEQRLAASSLDTKSLKDGENNNPRCLCAICSDAPRDCFFLPCGHCGACFTCGTRIAEEAGTCPLCDRKMKKVRKIFTV; encoded by the exons ATGGAAGAACAAGATCTTGCTCTAccattatcttcttctccttcttctccttctgtcCACGTTAATGGCGAGCCTTCAGGTTctgctccttcctcttctttgtcGTCTGAGTCCGTTCTGGAAGAAGAGAACCATAATGATCAGGAGCTATCACCCGAGCTtcaccagcagcagcagcagcagcagcagcagcagcagacgGGTTTTTCTTATCGTATGAACATCTCGATCTCCGATGTGGCATCGAGCGAGTTGAGGGACGATGCTTGGTCCTGCCTAGTCGTGCTCGTCACTTTTTGGTTCTTCT CAGCATCCATGACTCTGATTCTAGGCTTTTATGGGTCTGTGAATCTTCAATTGAGCCCGAATTACTCTCGACTTGTGAAAGTCAGCTCCATCTTTGTGCAGAATATCAGG GTGGAAGAAGTCACTGACCCAATCCCTGGGCCGATCTTGTATGGGTTTTATAAAACTCCCCCCCTCGATGTTGAAACTAGTTGGTCCCAAACCCATAACCTTTCTATTCCATCGGATTTCCATAAG GAGTGGATATACTTCCTAAATGAAGGGTCTGAAATTACTATTTCATATAGTGTGAAATCTCAGAGCTCCTCTCCTTTGTCCCTTGTAATTGCGAAAG GTAAAGAAAGCCTAGTTGAATGGACTGAGGATCCATCATATCCTAATACCACCTTGTCATGGAATATAATTCATG GAAATGGTGTGATCCAACAGAAGATTTTCACGTCTTCCGATTACTATGTTGCCATTGGGAACTTGAATTCTGAGGAGGTTGAG GTGCAATTGGACCTCAGAATACAGGCTGTCCTGTACAATACAACAGATGCATATTACAAGTGCTCTGTTTTTCGTGGTCTCTGTAGTTTGAAGCTTTTCTTTCTGGGGACAACTGTTGCTGTTCTAAGTTCTCCTAGTCCAGGACAG GGTATTGATGATGAGAACTGGTATATCAAGCTGTCATATGGACCAAGGTGGATCACATATATTGCTGGCTCAG GTGGAATGACTGTACTAATCCTATTGGCCTATAAGATCTTTAACAAGTTCCAATCGACTACTGGAGATAGAAGAGAATTTGAAGCGGGTGATCCGGGATCTGAGAGAGCCCCATTGCTTTCACAGAAAGATGATGATCTGTCAAGTTGGGGCTCTTCTTATGATTCTGCCTCGCATGATGAGGAGGATCTTGAACAGCGGCTTGCAGCAAGTTCCCTCGATACTAAATCCCTAAAAGATGGAGAGAACAATAATCCACGATGTCTTTGTGCAATATGCTCTGATGCACCGAGGGACTGCTTCTTCCTTCCATGTGGCCATTGTGGAGCATGTTTCACATGTGGAACAAG GATTGCGGAGGAAGCTGGCACGTGTCCCCTTTGTGACAGGAAAATGAAGAAGGTGAGGAAGATATTCACAGTTTGA
- the LOC122089283 gene encoding E3 ubiquitin-protein ligase APD2-like isoform X2, translated as MEEQDLALPLSSSPSSPSVHVNGEPSGSAPSSSLSSESVLEEENHNDQELSPELHQQQQQQQQQQQTGFSYRMNISISDVASSELRDDAWSCLVVLVTFWFFSSMTLILGFYGSVNLQLSPNYSRLVKVSSIFVQNIRVEEVTDPIPGPILYGFYKTPPLDVETSWSQTHNLSIPSDFHKEWIYFLNEGSEITISYSVKSQSSSPLSLVIAKGKESLVEWTEDPSYPNTTLSWNIIHGNGVIQQKIFTSSDYYVAIGNLNSEEVEVQLDLRIQAVLYNTTDAYYKCSVFRGLCSLKLFFLGTTVAVLSSPSPGQGIDDENWYIKLSYGPRWITYIAGSGGMTVLILLAYKIFNKFQSTTGDRREFEAGDPGSERAPLLSQKDDDLSSWGSSYDSASHDEEDLEQRLAASSLDTKSLKDGENNNPRCLCAICSDAPRDCFFLPCGHCGACFTCGTRIAEEAGTCPLCDRKMKKVRKIFTV; from the exons ATGGAAGAACAAGATCTTGCTCTAccattatcttcttctccttcttctccttctgtcCACGTTAATGGCGAGCCTTCAGGTTctgctccttcctcttctttgtcGTCTGAGTCCGTTCTGGAAGAAGAGAACCATAATGATCAGGAGCTATCACCCGAGCTtcaccagcagcagcagcagcagcagcagcagcagcagacgGGTTTTTCTTATCGTATGAACATCTCGATCTCCGATGTGGCATCGAGCGAGTTGAGGGACGATGCTTGGTCCTGCCTAGTCGTGCTCGTCACTTTTTGGTTCTTCT CATCCATGACTCTGATTCTAGGCTTTTATGGGTCTGTGAATCTTCAATTGAGCCCGAATTACTCTCGACTTGTGAAAGTCAGCTCCATCTTTGTGCAGAATATCAGG GTGGAAGAAGTCACTGACCCAATCCCTGGGCCGATCTTGTATGGGTTTTATAAAACTCCCCCCCTCGATGTTGAAACTAGTTGGTCCCAAACCCATAACCTTTCTATTCCATCGGATTTCCATAAG GAGTGGATATACTTCCTAAATGAAGGGTCTGAAATTACTATTTCATATAGTGTGAAATCTCAGAGCTCCTCTCCTTTGTCCCTTGTAATTGCGAAAG GTAAAGAAAGCCTAGTTGAATGGACTGAGGATCCATCATATCCTAATACCACCTTGTCATGGAATATAATTCATG GAAATGGTGTGATCCAACAGAAGATTTTCACGTCTTCCGATTACTATGTTGCCATTGGGAACTTGAATTCTGAGGAGGTTGAG GTGCAATTGGACCTCAGAATACAGGCTGTCCTGTACAATACAACAGATGCATATTACAAGTGCTCTGTTTTTCGTGGTCTCTGTAGTTTGAAGCTTTTCTTTCTGGGGACAACTGTTGCTGTTCTAAGTTCTCCTAGTCCAGGACAG GGTATTGATGATGAGAACTGGTATATCAAGCTGTCATATGGACCAAGGTGGATCACATATATTGCTGGCTCAG GTGGAATGACTGTACTAATCCTATTGGCCTATAAGATCTTTAACAAGTTCCAATCGACTACTGGAGATAGAAGAGAATTTGAAGCGGGTGATCCGGGATCTGAGAGAGCCCCATTGCTTTCACAGAAAGATGATGATCTGTCAAGTTGGGGCTCTTCTTATGATTCTGCCTCGCATGATGAGGAGGATCTTGAACAGCGGCTTGCAGCAAGTTCCCTCGATACTAAATCCCTAAAAGATGGAGAGAACAATAATCCACGATGTCTTTGTGCAATATGCTCTGATGCACCGAGGGACTGCTTCTTCCTTCCATGTGGCCATTGTGGAGCATGTTTCACATGTGGAACAAG GATTGCGGAGGAAGCTGGCACGTGTCCCCTTTGTGACAGGAAAATGAAGAAGGTGAGGAAGATATTCACAGTTTGA